The genome window GTGGGGCGATCTGACGCAGCTGGCCACGGCAACGCTGGTGGCGCGCTATCAGCAGACCTTGATCATCTTCGTCGCCGCCACCCTGGCCCTGTGGGCGGTGACCGGGCTGAGCGTGCTCATCGGCTCGCACCTGAGGAACGCAGTGCATCCGCAGACCTTCCAGCGCATTGCGGCGGTGCTGTTCGCGACGATCGGCGCCTACATGCTCGCCACGGCCTGACGCCCCGCCCGCGCTGGGAACGGGGTGGGGATGGCGTGCAGACCGCGTTGCGAACCCCAGAGGTCTGCGCCAGCCGAGGACGCAGGGGCGGCGACGTCAGCGCGTTGCCATACCGCGCGTGGCGCCCCCGCCCCCCGTGCCGTCGACTCCGCTCAGGCGGCGTATGGCGACTCGCCGCTCTGGTGCGCA of Pseudomonadota bacterium contains these proteins:
- a CDS encoding TMEM165/GDT1 family protein; the protein is MVQSIVAVTAGSLLTALPPALVHRVAGVVFLVFAWSMWRRVRDDEEESLGSGDGSLLQSATGAFMVIFVAEWGDLTQLATATLVARYQQTLIIFVAATLALWAVTGLSVLIGSHLRNAVHPQTFQRIAAVLFATIGAYMLATA